A genomic stretch from Streptomyces sp. QL37 includes:
- a CDS encoding MarR family transcriptional regulator has protein sequence MHQSSSLAGPTDEQRIESAARGLLRGIGRLSQTLFRTGDFGLSRSQVAVLDALEDGPRRVTALAAYTGMSQPRVTVVLQSVEERGLATRERRAADRRVVEASLTPAGRELLDRGRRRMAAALLRGLDAGVDDSERAVGAARNALTTLLDAMDSEPS, from the coding sequence ATGCATCAATCGTCGTCCCTGGCAGGACCCACCGACGAGCAGCGCATCGAAAGCGCTGCCCGGGGCCTCCTCAGAGGCATCGGACGGCTCTCGCAGACGCTGTTCCGCACCGGGGACTTCGGGCTCAGCCGCAGTCAGGTGGCCGTACTCGACGCCCTGGAGGACGGACCAAGGCGGGTGACCGCTCTTGCCGCGTACACGGGTATGTCCCAGCCCCGCGTGACCGTGGTCCTGCAGAGCGTCGAGGAGCGCGGTCTGGCCACGCGCGAACGCCGCGCCGCCGACCGACGTGTCGTCGAGGCCTCCCTCACCCCGGCCGGCCGGGAGCTGCTCGACCGGGGGCGCCGGCGGATGGCCGCGGCGCTCCTGCGGGGCCTCGACGCCGGCGTGGACGACTCCGAGCGTGCCGTGGGCGCCGCCCGGAACGCACTCACCACCCTGCTCGACGCGATGGATTCGGAGCCCAGTTGA